The Pseudobdellovibrionaceae bacterium region TCGATCTCGGCCTTCCGGACGGGAGCGGTCTGGATTTTCTGACCCGTATTCGCGGCGAGGCCTTTAAAAAACCCGTCATCATCCTGACCGCGCAGACCGAGGAAGATAAGGTCGTCGAAGGTTTCGAGCGCGGCGCGACCGATTACGTGAAGAAACCTTTCGGCACGCGTGAACTCGTCGCCCGCATCAAGGCGGCGCTGCGCGAGCCGCTTTTGCGCGAAGAGAGCTTCCGCTACGGCGAACTCGTGATGAAAACGAAAAGCCGTGCGGTCGAATATAAAGGACAGGCTTTCGACTTGAACCGCAAGGAATACGAGATCCTTTTGTACCTCGTGCAGCGGGCCGAGCAGGCGGTCACGCGCGCGGACCTCGTACAGGCGATCGACAAAGACGCCGAAATTTTCGATCGCACCGTGGACTCCCACGTCAGTCACATCCGCACGAAGCTCCGTAAAGCGGGCATCGAGGACATCCAGATCGCGCCGATCTACGGCATCGGCTACCGGCTGGAGAAGACATGATCCAGTCCTCGCTTTTTCGTCGTCACTTCTTGATGGTCATCGGGGTTCTGGGGTTTTTCGTCCTCTGGGGACTGCTCGTGAATCATTGGCTGATGAAAGTGACGCGCGAAAACCGTCCGCCGCCGCCGCTCAATACGGCGCGCTTTCTGGCGGCCTTCGCGAACGGCGACTACGTGGCGGCGCTGAAGAAAGTCGAAGCGAACATGGAGCCGGGCGGCTCGCGGCTTTCGCTTTGGGATCACGAAGGACATCAGATCTACCCCACGGATCGTTTGGTGCGCTGGCCGCGCGCGCGACCACCGGGATTCATGGAAGGGTTTCGCGGACCGCCGCCGCCGGAAGAGGAGTTGCCGGCGGGCGGTCCCGACGAAAAAGAGGTCTTTCACGCTCCGGAAAATCATCTTCCCACGGAGGTCTTCGAGCAGCGTATGGTGGGCGAGCCCCCCTCGCACGTGATCGTGCGTCTGCCCGGCGAACCCGCGACCTATCTGCTGCACGAGATGCGCTGGAAGATGCCGTCCGGAGGGCTGGGCGGTCCCTGGGTTCCGCTCGGCGTTTTGACCGTCACCATTCTGCTCGGCGGCTTGGCGGCGCTGCTCGTGCTGTACCGTTCGTTCGACGGTATGGTCGCGCTGGCCGATCAGGTCATCACGGATCTGCAGAACGGAAATCTGAAGGCGCGTTTCCCGATCCGTCGCACCGACGAAATTGGCCGCGCGATGATGCGTTTCAATACCATGGCCGACGAGATCGAACGTCTGGTCGAGCAGGTCCGCCAGATCGAGCGCTCGCGCATGACGCTTTTGCAGGATCTCGCCCACGATCTGCGCACGCCGGTCGCGTCGCTGCGCACGTTGATCGAAACCTTGAATATTCAGCGCGAGAAACTTCCGCACGAAACCCAGGAAGAGATCCTGCGGCTCGCGCAGGCCGAGGTCGGGTATTTCGAAAAGCTCGTCGAAGATCTGCTGTTCCTCGCGCGGGTGGGCGAGCCACGCTACCAGGTGGGGCACGATCGGGTGAACCTGGCGGGATTGATCCGCGAGGAGGGCACGAACGCGAATTCGCGCTCGGAGTCCTCGAAATCCAACATCGTCGTGGAGTCGCGCGGCCCCGGCGGCGATCCCACGATCGGCGCGGACGACGTCCTTGAGGTCCACGGGGACGAGCAGCTTTTGCGGCGGGTCCTGCGCAACGGCATCGAGAACGCGAAATCGTTCGCGAAGTCGAAAGTCCTTTTGCGCTGGGAGATCGCCGCGGACGGCAAGGTCGATGTGTTCATCGAGGACGACGGCGCCGGTTTTCACGCGGACGTCATCGAGTCCTTCGGCGAGCGTCGGATCTCGCGGCGCCTGGAAGCCCAGCAGGACGGGCGCATCTCGCTCGGTCTCGGTTCGGTCATCATGAAGACGGTGATCCGCGCGCACGGGGGCGACCTGAAGGCCGCGAACGAATCGAGTCTGCGACCCGGCGGCGCGCAGGTGCAGATCCGTCTGCCGCGGACCTAGGTTCTTCCACACTCGGGCCGAACTTCGGCCCCTCCGGAGGGATCGACGTTTTGGTCCGTTCCACACTTCTTCCACGCCCGCAAGACCCTTCGGTTTTTCGGCTTTGTGGAGAAGTGTGGAGGGGCCCGGCCCTTGAACTCTCTCGGGGTATGAAAACTCAAAAACGTGTTACCGATCAAATCTGGGTCTTGGTTCTTTCGGTCTTCGGGCTGATGCTTTCGGCCTGCGCGGGACAAAACACCTCGAGCACGACCGCCACGACGACGACGACCTACAGCTGGATCAACGGCGTCTGCACCTCGAACGCGGGCGTGCAGGTCAGCAGCACCTACTGCGGCTCGACCTATACGCTGACGAACGGCGTTTGTTATACCAGCACGGGACAAGCGGTCGCTTCGAGTTACTGCACGAACACCGGCTATTACCTTTCGGGAAACGTCTGCTACTCGAGCACCGGTCAGGCCGTGGCGACCAGCTACTGCTCCAATGGTGGCTATTACCTGGCGAATGGCGTTTGTTATTCGAGCACGGGGCAGGCGGTGGTTTCGACCTACTGCGCGGCCACGGGATACTACCAAGCCGGCGGCTACTGTTACTCG contains the following coding sequences:
- a CDS encoding response regulator transcription factor, whose protein sequence is MIEILLVEDDPGIGRGLSIHLQTEGYQVYWAKNLEEAKTLLPVNRIELVLLDLGLPDGSGLDFLTRIRGEAFKKPVIILTAQTEEDKVVEGFERGATDYVKKPFGTRELVARIKAALREPLLREESFRYGELVMKTKSRAVEYKGQAFDLNRKEYEILLYLVQRAEQAVTRADLVQAIDKDAEIFDRTVDSHVSHIRTKLRKAGIEDIQIAPIYGIGYRLEKT
- a CDS encoding HAMP domain-containing histidine kinase: MIQSSLFRRHFLMVIGVLGFFVLWGLLVNHWLMKVTRENRPPPPLNTARFLAAFANGDYVAALKKVEANMEPGGSRLSLWDHEGHQIYPTDRLVRWPRARPPGFMEGFRGPPPPEEELPAGGPDEKEVFHAPENHLPTEVFEQRMVGEPPSHVIVRLPGEPATYLLHEMRWKMPSGGLGGPWVPLGVLTVTILLGGLAALLVLYRSFDGMVALADQVITDLQNGNLKARFPIRRTDEIGRAMMRFNTMADEIERLVEQVRQIERSRMTLLQDLAHDLRTPVASLRTLIETLNIQREKLPHETQEEILRLAQAEVGYFEKLVEDLLFLARVGEPRYQVGHDRVNLAGLIREEGTNANSRSESSKSNIVVESRGPGGDPTIGADDVLEVHGDEQLLRRVLRNGIENAKSFAKSKVLLRWEIAADGKVDVFIEDDGAGFHADVIESFGERRISRRLEAQQDGRISLGLGSVIMKTVIRAHGGDLKAANESSLRPGGAQVQIRLPRT